The DNA window AGCGTTTTTTGGTTGCAGAGCTTATTAGAGAGAAGATATTTAGACTAACCCAAAAAGAGATACCCTATCAAACAGCTGTGGTGATTGAAGATTTCCACGAGGAGCCAGAGAGAAATTTAATAAATATTTCAGCTGTGATTTTTGTTGAGAGGAAAAATCACAAGGGGATTATTATTGGCAAAAAGGGCGAGATGTTAAAAGAGATAGGCAGTTTAGCCAGGGCTGATATTGAGAGAATATTAGGAGCTAAGGTCTATCTGGAGCTCTGGGTTAAAGTAAAAGAAAAGTGGAGTGAGAGGGACAATCTTATAAAAGAGTTTGGATATGGGGATTAAGTCTATGCTTTTTTTGCTATAAAAAATTCATAACCGTAGAAATCTGAATATCGGCGTCTCATATCAATTTCCGCCCTAGTCATTTCTAATATGCTAAGCGCCTCTTTATCATCTTTAAATTGTTCAGTAAGAGCTGGTAGTTTGGCTTCTAAGGGGGCGTAATAATTATCCCACCAGTCGCTATCAGGGAGGGTAAAATGGCCAGTTATTTCATATCCCTCAGTCTCTATTATCGATAAATTGTTCTCTAAGTTTGTCATTGGCGGATATTCGTTCTTGAAAAAATTAGACAGATCAGCCGGAGGATTGTCTTTAAGCCATACTAGCTCGCTTATGGCTATGTAGCTAGCCGGTTTTAGAAATGTCTTCCAATAATCAAGCGCGTTCTCAAACCCCATTATATATGCAGACCCCTCTGCCCATATTAGATCAAAACTCTCCTTCCCAAATCCAAGATCGTTCATGTCCCTGTTTAAGATAGTTATGCGCTGCGTTAAATTTTCTTTTTGAGCGTTTTGTTTCAATATGCTCAAGTATTCGTCAACTACATCTACGGCCATAATATTGCAATTAAGCGCATTTGCCAATGTGATAGTCTGCATACCCGGCCCGCAGCCGATGTCTAATACACCTACCTCATTCGGTAATCCAGCGCAGTAGGATAGCGCTTTTAATGTGCTCTGCTGGGAGCCAGGGCCTTGTCTGGGCAGGCCGCTTTGTATTTGTAAAAAAATCTCAAATAACTGGGGGTTCTCTTCCATAAAGGCTCCGCTCTTTTATTTGCCCTTAAACTCAGGATTTCTTTTCTCGGCAAAGGCTTTTTGGCCCTCTTTGTAATCCTGACTATTTTGAACTTCAAGAGTCATGTCTCTGATCAACTTTTCATCTTCTGCACTTAATTCTTTTTTTTGCAGAGTATTAGTAATAGTCTTAAGTGTTTTAAGAGAAAGAGGCGCATTCTCTGCAATCTCGCTCACAATCCCATATGTTAAATCTCCAAGCTCTGAACGGTCAACAATAAAATTTACAAGCCCGATCTGGGCAGCCCTTTCAGACGTTATAGCCTTACCTATTAAAAACATCTCCTTTGTATAACCAGGGCCAATTAGATCTAAGAACTTTTTCATGCCGCTGTGAGAATACACAACTCCTAGCTTTGCAGGCGGCATACCAAGCATGCACTTATTAACTGCGATTCTAATGTCGCACGTCACCGCAACCTCAAGCCCCGCGCCAAAGGCGTGTCCGTTCATCATTGCAATCACAGGGTATGGAAAATTCTCGATCTCTCTTAATGCCCTTCCAAGTGGGTGATTGCCTTCATGATGGGCTATCATATCATTCTCGCCAATTGCTCCAATATCATAGCCTGAGGAAAATGCCTTATCGCCAGCACCGGTTAGCACTATGCATCTGGCAATATCCTCTGAGGCGATGCGACTTAACTCTGACTTTAGCTGCTCTAACATAGAGGGCGTGATCAGATTGCGCTTCTCGGGCCTATTAAAAGTCAGTGTACATACCGGGCCTTTTTGATCTACTATTAGTTCTTTTGGCTCTGACAATTTAGCTCTCCAAAATAGAATTCAAAACTAGTATCGATTTGAGGCTGTGCTTTGTCAAATAGTTCTAACTTGCAGCCTAGAACTAGAGCAAACTTGAAAATTTAGTTATTATTAATAGCTTAATAATCTAGGAGAGTGAGAACATGCCTTTATTTGAATATGAATGCGACAAGTGTATGGATGGATATAACAAGTCGATTGATGACTTAGTTGCCAAGCTTACCAAGACCAACGCGACTAAAATTAAAAAAAGCAATGACGGAATACTTTACATAGAAGTTACTGATGGGAAAACCAATAAACAGCTATTTGCTTTAGGTGAGAAGAGTAACCGCAGAGGTCCAAGAAGATTCCGCTATACGCTTGATGACAAGAAAATTCTATATCTAGAGCTAAAGGACTTTAGGTTTAGCTCACTTGTTATGGATGAAGGTGACGAAGATGACGTAGAATGTCCAGTTTGTAAAGACAAAAAACCTCGCAGAATTTTCTCGACATTCAAAGCAATTTTTGATGATAAGAGCAAGCGCGCCCCAGGGCCTGGTGATGAGCTCAGATATCATATGGAATATAAAGAGATGAAAGATGAAGAGCAGAGAAATGACTGGGTTGGTCAGGAACATCTAAACCAATACTTCAATAGATAATATTTATAGATTTAGGAGG is part of the Thermodesulfobacteriota bacterium genome and encodes:
- a CDS encoding class I SAM-dependent methyltransferase; the encoded protein is MEENPQLFEIFLQIQSGLPRQGPGSQQSTLKALSYCAGLPNEVGVLDIGCGPGMQTITLANALNCNIMAVDVVDEYLSILKQNAQKENLTQRITILNRDMNDLGFGKESFDLIWAEGSAYIMGFENALDYWKTFLKPASYIAISELVWLKDNPPADLSNFFKNEYPPMTNLENNLSIIETEGYEITGHFTLPDSDWWDNYYAPLEAKLPALTEQFKDDKEALSILEMTRAEIDMRRRYSDFYGYEFFIAKKA
- a CDS encoding enoyl-CoA hydratase-related protein, translating into MSEPKELIVDQKGPVCTLTFNRPEKRNLITPSMLEQLKSELSRIASEDIARCIVLTGAGDKAFSSGYDIGAIGENDMIAHHEGNHPLGRALREIENFPYPVIAMMNGHAFGAGLEVAVTCDIRIAVNKCMLGMPPAKLGVVYSHSGMKKFLDLIGPGYTKEMFLIGKAITSERAAQIGLVNFIVDRSELGDLTYGIVSEIAENAPLSLKTLKTITNTLQKKELSAEDEKLIRDMTLEVQNSQDYKEGQKAFAEKRNPEFKGK